Genomic window (Peromyscus maniculatus bairdii isolate BWxNUB_F1_BW_parent chromosome 10, HU_Pman_BW_mat_3.1, whole genome shotgun sequence):
tggcAAAACCAATGTGCTCCTTTTAATTTgttggtgtgtttatttttgagagaaaACCTCTCTATATAGACCTGGCAGCCTGTGAAATCATACTCTTCTTCCTCAGGCTTCCTACAGCTAGGATTATAGTTTTATTGCCTACACATGGTTCAAGGTCTCTGTATTTCATATTAAATACTTAAATAGTGGAAAGAAATCTATTCAATAATTCATGTACTGGAAGTTAAATATATAACTGGATTTCAATCTGATTAATGttaagacaaaggaaaaaatagaaaattagctAATGAGGGGTTAGATGTctctaaaacaaatattttgctcGATACACAAGGAGTCACCTTGAACTTTAGGAGTTTGAGATTTTCTCCCAGGGAATTCAGTTAAGAAAATCAATTTGCATCTGTTGGCATTTTATCAAGCtataaggttttgttgttgttgttgttggtggtggtggtggtggtggtggtgtgtgtgtgcgttttcAGAGCATTACATAagcttagaattttatttttctttcagtgaaaGTGAGCCCCTGTGTGCTCTCTAGTCATAATATAATTAGGCAGGCACACAAGCATTTCAAGTATGAAATggaaaggagagagcagagaaaaaaaatgccctaaCATGTGGTAGGTATTTAATATATGCTTTTGAATACATTATGAAGGCATTCTTTAACTTCATTTTAAAGGGCTTCATGAAATATTTGCAGGTTTCCTGAGATCCCAGAAAATCAGAAATCATAAAAACTTGTTTAGCTATTCACCTTTACATAGAACAGCTGCATTATAACCTCAACGGCTATGAATTTGTCTTTATTGCATTTTCTAAACTaccttctgtttttctgtgtaatgACAAATAGATTATTGATGCATGTCTCACTAATTGCAGGGTGTCTTGCTTAATTATTTTCTATTCAAAACTACAATGTTTTAATtgaattaataattatttaacaTTGTTCATTAAAGGCACATACCCAGTCCTGCTATATTAGACTCAGTAAAGTTAAATTAGCCTTTCACTCTCCCCAGTAACACTTCCAAAAACATTCCAGcttttataaaaaatagaaacTTTTTCAAAGAAATAGTTAATTAGACTAATGTGTCATAAATTTAATGTTAAATGCTTACGACATTGTATAAGTAAATTAACAATTAggcattaattaataataatacaatataaattATTATGGCTGCTATAAAGAATATTTTACTAATTGTTGGATGCCCCAAAGGTAAAACAATAAACTATGTGTAGTCTGTAATAGAAGACGTATTAATGTAAGCATCCATAGTTACACATGAGCCTAGGTATATCTGTGTTCAATATACTAATGTAGAATCAATATATTATAAAAGATGGGTAGAGTACATATaatctggaagagcaggcaaaCTTTCATCAGAAAACTAGGAGCAATGGTGAAAAATGAAACATATTAGCTACAAAATGCACATCCACTCAGTAATCTAGAAAATTTCTAAGGCCTGGGGGAATATATTTCAATGTCAGAATAAGTGTCTAGAATATGGGAAAGGTCTTGGGTATGCAAAGCTTAGcaatgaaaagagaaataatacagaaaaagTATAAAGCAAAATGTCGCTATTAAGTTtgcacatattcatatacatctGTCTTTTTAGTTGAATATAGAAATGGAATTCTGAATTTGTAGTAAATCTATTGAATCTCTTGCTTCTGATTTTCAGTCATAGTTTATTTTTGATTCTTGCACAACCTTTTGTGAACAGaactaaacagacaaacaaacaaacaaaaaacatagtgAAGCTCATGTCGGTGCCCTGAAGACATGGCTGATGATTATATACCTTTACCACTGCCCCCACACCATATCTGTGCTAGTCATTTTAGGCAAATAACCGGACTTGTTATGGTTGACCTCACAACAATTGAGAATcaagttttattctgtttttagatACTTATTGGTAGCTAAACAAAGTAGCTGTGGTTATTTGCAGGGTCAAAGGGACCAGGTGCCCTGGTAATTTTCAAGAGCCCTTTGGTTGTCCTAGTCAGAGAAGAGCTCCTCCATGGGGGTTGACAGCGAAACTCTTTTGCCCCTTCAGGCTTTCCGTACTTTTAAGACACCCGCCCCCAGCTTCCTACAAAACTATTTCCTTTCAGGAGATAAACAGGAGGGTATCACTTGCATTAGTTACTTCCGGTTCAGTAGTATAAGAGAATACCTTGGATTCGTTTGGAAAGCCATACGTGACTGACTGTGCTTTCTGCTGCCGagaaatttcaaattaaaaaagatGCTTTCAGAATGCAGCTCATTTTTGAAGGGTGTGATGCTAGGAAGTACCGTGTTTGCCTTGATCACAATACTTGGACACATTAGACTAGGTCGCAGAAACGGAATGCACGACCATGAGCATCATCACCTGCAAGCTCCTAACAAAGAAGAAATCTTGAAAATGTCAGAAGCTGAACGCGTGGAACTCAGTAACAGCTTCCGGGTATACTGTCTCGTTCCTGTCACCCCCAAAGATGTGAGTCTGTGGGCCGCAGTGAAGGAGACTTGGATCAAACACTGTGATGCAGCAGAGTTCTTCAGTTCTGAACGTGTTAAAGTTTTTGAGTCTGTTGCTGTGAATGAGAGCGACACCTGGTTGATGTTGAGAATGGCTTACATATATGCCTTTAATAAATACAAGGACCAATATAATTGGTTCTTTCTCGCATATCCCACTACATTTGCTGTAATCGAAAACTTAAAGTATTTTTTGTTAGGAAAAGATCCATCACAACCTTTCTATCTAGGTCAAACTGAAATTAAAGGAGGCCTTGAATATGTGCGTCTTGAGGGAGGAGTTGTCTTAAGTATAGAGTCGATAAAAAGACTCAACCACCTTCTCACTGTCACTCAAATGTGTCCGGAAGAGGAAAGACAGATTTGGAAAATGACTGAAGAAGTGCTGCTTGCTCTCTGTCTGAGAAATGCAGGAGTGTTTGCAGAAAATGCTGAAGATGATGAaggaaaaaatttatttaataccAAAACTATTGGGATGTTTATTAAAGAAGCAATTACTGATTACCCGAATGATATAGTAGGTGGATGCTGTTCTGACATGGCCATTACTTTCAGTAGACTGACTCCTGATCAGATGCATGTGTTGATGTATGGGGTGTACCGTCTTAGGGCATTTGGACATATTTTCAGTGATGCTTTGGTTTTTTTACCCCCAAATGGTTCTGACAACGACTGAAAAAAGTATGAGTCCGTACTTGACAACCATAGAAGCCATGTTAGCGGGAGTAATAATATAACCAACAGAGGAGCATGCCTCTTTTCTGGTCTAGTCATATTGTGTCATCACACATTGAAGTTTAGTTTATATCCTTAAATGATATGTTATTTTTCCCTTAAAGcacttggaatatttttttacaTGTTATAGATACATGctttaataataacaacagtgcAAATAAAGGatgcatttataaatatatttatttgatacatactaaattataaacattaaaatatatggtATGCTTTTGTGTATTCACTTTGAAAGTTTCATGTCTTTTTAGCTTTTGGCTTTTGAACATGTAAATACAATTTCAACTGTGTATTTATGACTaatgaaatacttaaaaatatatttctctaaACTGATCAGTGGAGGTGCATGCTTTAACCCCAGCGctcgggaagcagagaccagagacaggcagatctttttgagtttgtgcccagcctggtctacatagggagttccagggctacacatcacagtgaaatcctgtctcaaaaaagaaaacaaaatataccaaacaaaaaaacactgagACCCTTGCAGTATCCACTGAATAACATTCCAGTTATAAAATGACCTATTTAACCCAGCtacttataatttttttcattaatataatGATTTGCTgttgttcttattgtttttttttggttttttgagactgagtttctctgtgtagtgttggtgcctgtcctggatcttactctgtagaccaggctggcctctcgaactcacagagattcacctagctctgcctcccaagtgctgggattaaatgtatacaccaccacctcccagcaagaTGATGCTTCTTTTAGCATTATTTGAATCTGAAAGTAGGCATTAACTGTGGATGCTTTAGAACAAacactagaaaagaaaatcacattatGTAAATTATATCTAAATTTTCACTTAAATATGGATGAAAAAATTTTTAGAAACCATAAAATATGCAATGAtatctcagtttgtttttttgaaaatgtTCTATGATTCATAAGGTGTTCTGTAAAGCCATTGTCTGAAACAGTAATCTGAATTTATATATGCTCATTAATATTTTTCTccaaattttatttgatttgataTTTCACATGATCATGTAAGGGAGAAAAAAACCCCAATAAGTCTAAAGAATTCAGGTTTAGTAATTTACTAAAGAAATATGacttatctttaattttaaagCAAGACTATATTTTACAGTGTTAAGCTGTTTGAAACATGCTGATTTAAGAACATATAAAGGGAAATGTAACATTAGAACTTAATTGGTATTAAAgacactaaaaaattaaaattcatataaGTTCAATAGAATTGGCTTATGGAACTgctttaataaaacacaaaaatacttaCTTAGAAAACTTCATATGTAACTGAAATACATAGACATCATCCTTATACTTGATTAAGATTGTCCTCAAATTCTAACATGACATGAAAGACACTAGGGAAACCAGAGGCCTACAAAGCATGACTACCGGAAGCTAAAGTTGAATTCTTTTTAGCTAAACTTTGAAAAACATCCTAGAAGGTAGAATTTTTTATGAAATGGAAATTAGCTATTCTATCTGATATTGTATAATTAGTTTCTTTGGTGCTCTATTTTgcaaggaagaggggaaggagaatgGTGAATTTCCAAGGTGCCCTTCATGCCACAATTTGATGTGATTTGTGGAATTCTCCTGGCAGTTGGCacaaatggatttttttgtttggtatTCCTGTTGGCTTAATTCTCCTAATTATGCCATAGCCCTTATTGCCCAgtagtggttttgtttgtttattttttcacattCCAGTCACTCTCatacacatttcttcttttatctaatgcataaattttatttttgacaccCCAACTCCAGTCTCATATACTCTGTAATATTTTGAGTATCCAGTAATTATTAAACCTTTCATAAATTCTATTCTTTTATTGCATTTTTCACTTAGCCAAAAATACacaattcataaaaataattgttGCAATAGGACTATCAGAATGAATTTTAAAGTTCTCAGGGTGCAGATTGGTAGACTGGTAAATTGATTAGTCATCCATCTAAACTGTCACTTTACCTGATATTTATTACTTTTGAGGTCATTATTATTTGGAAACTTCCTGAACATCTTACATATTTTTGACTGTCATAGTCTTAAGCAGAATATAATCAGTTATAAATGTCTCAAGGACAATAATTATGACCTATCTCTTGTTTATTATGGGAAATATATGAGTGTTATTGAAGACACAAACCATAAAATTAAGTTACTGAACACAGTAACAAAAATAGTTACAGATGCATTTTATAGTGAGATTCCAATTCTAATTCTTCAATTAATAACTGTAAAAGTAGACAGATATTGAAATATCTAAACCTCAGGTTGCAAAATTTCAGACAAGGGAATGATCCCATCCTGTGTGCCATTGCAATGATCAAGGGAAAAAGGAGATATGCAGATGAAAATTTAAGTGTCAGGATTCATCATAACATGGTATCATTTTTCTATTACCTTTGCTAGAAACTATCCTTCTTTGGAAATATAAAAAGATGTAGtgaaatgcaaaaagaaagaaagaaagcaatataaataaagattttattttgtaggCTCTGAATaaataaccaagaaaaaaataaaccaagtgTTTACCTTATGGTTAGCTTATATTTAATATGCATGGCACTtaagaattttgaaaatgtaaaatggtgTGTATCTACCATGACTGCATCATACAGCACAGTATGATTAGTATAAGCTTAATTCCGATCCACCAATTCATTCCTTTCTACTTACCCAAGAATGATAATTAAAATCATAGATATTTTTGGTTTGCAAGCTTTGTTAGATTTTGTTCtatgtaagatttatttatgatttattctATGACAGAATGTGAGTATATTCTATTTAATACATATACCACATTTCACATATCCAACAACAACTCCCAATATTACACAATTGTTAggataaatataaacatttatctTAAGGTATGTTTTTGAGAGTATGTATGTGAACTTACATTTTGTTAGTGTACAGGACTATGCTTAGCTTCATGAAAATGAATTGTCTCCCATTGGACCTACATCATTTTGCTCTCCCAAGTGTAAATAATGAGACGTCTTGCTTCTCCACATGCTCAATGATATTTAATGTGATCGCTGCTTTTCAATCATCCCAGAAAATGTGTGATGGTATTCACTGTTAATTCACTTTTCTGTATAGAATACTGAAtgatttttaatatgtttattttcaACTGTATTACCTCTTTGCTTAAGAACAAAGATCAAATATCTGTGGTGGGTTGAATCAGCTCCCTGAACAGTTCACATTCTAAAGTACTTACTTCTAGTATCTCATTTTGAAACTTTTTCTGCAAATAGGGTCATTGTTAGATCCTTCAGAGGAAATCATTGGTAAAAATGAACTGTTCCTCTAAACTGGCTGGTGTCTTCATAAAAGGGGGAAATTTAAACACAGGCAAGAGCATTGGGTAAGCAAAATGGAAGGCAAAAAGAAGGGTAATACTCCTAGAAGCCAATGATTGATAAAGGTTAATGTCAAGTCAATTAAACATACTGTCTCAGAGCCCCCAGAATGAAGCAGATTTCCTAGTACCTTGAATATGGATGTGAGACCATGGGATTATGAAGAACTAAATTGCTGTTTTTGAGCCACTGATATTGAGGAATCTGCTATGGCAGCTTTCACAAATCATAAATTAGTCAAAACTTAGAGGTTGCTTTTGAAAAAGAATGGACTTTCAGTTTTATCGTTGACTTTTGTCAGTTGTTTGTAATCTGGAGATATGAGTCTTTGATCAGATATCTATTTCCCTGAgcattttctcccattctctggTTTGCTTTTAAATTAATCACTTAATgtgtaaacaaaaacaacaaaaacacttcaAAGAAGCCTAACTTACTGAGTTTAATATACTCTACATTTCTTAATATATCTAAAATTCCTATCACCAAACACAAGGTTAATTAGATTTGCTCCCATGTTATTCAAGAAGTTTTATAGCTTTGGATAATAAATTTAGGTCTGTGAtctatgtgcgtgtgtgtgagagaaaatgGAGCTCCAATATACAGCtgtgttgttttcttcttctttttcttcctcactcACGCCCTTCCTTTCGGCCTCCAatcctttcttgtttttcacttttttttcccatGGGAGTATCTAGTTGTTCCCATACAAGTCTTTAAAGACCCTCTCCATTGACatagttttgctttattttaaatagtaaattaccgttattttggagatcagtttCTAAACTCCATATTTCTTCCATAGAATTatgtcaccattttttttttgctaatacTACATTAATTCCCAAAGTGTGAAGTTACAGCAGAGCTTAATGTTGCTGCTAATTCTCCTATGATGTTTCCCTTCTGTATTGTGGTGATTAATTTGTTCTGCTCATACACACGGCTGAACTGTAGTTTGTAGATAGCCATGCACTAATTTGTGGCTATTttgattaaagtttttttttttttttctgagactgcCCAATAAAGACAGAAGACCACAGTTTTAACTTGATTAAATTTCAGTGTTGAGTATGCAATAGCTTCAGGcattaaattttgatttttaatgagATATGAATCTAGTTGAAATGAATGAGTCACAATACTAGCCCATCAGTTTATGGTATAGAATTGAAAATATGcggaaaaaattaaatgaaatgtctCCTGTCTACACATAAGTATAATGTACCTTTAACACACCTCACATACATTTTGCTAGtcattgaaaacaataaaaatgatatttaataaaacttaaatatttgATAATATTTAATCATGGATTAATTTAACACATTTCTCTCAAAACTAATCAGGTTTTCTTTTGAGTCATATTCTAGTCTCATTGCAATATTATCCTTTACATGTTTGTTTTACATGATTctatattaactttttttttatcatgtactTTTTTTATTAACTTCCTTATAACATCAAGAGTAGATGAAAAAATCAGTTTTGGATTCCTTCAtgactgaaatattttttcttttattttattttacagtaccattcacttctacatatcagccacggattcccttgttcttccccctcctgttcccctccccttcccccccagctcatcccccatccccacctcctccagggcaaagcctcccccgaggactgagatcaacctgatagactcagtccaggcaggtccagccccctcctcccagattgagccaagcgtccctgtataagcccaggtttcaaacagctaactcatacaatgagcccaggacctggtaccactgcctagatgcctcccaaacagatcaagccaatcaactgtctcacctattcagagggcctgatccagttggggggccctcagcctttggttcatagttcatgtgcttccatttgtttggctatttgtccctgtgctttatccaaccttggtttcaacaattctcgctcatataaaccctcctctttctcactaattagacacCCGGatctccacctggggcctagccatggatctctgcatccagactcctcagtccttggatggggtttctggcaagactattagggtgtttggccatcccatcaccagagtaggtcagttccggctgtctctcgaccattgccagctgtctattgtgggggtatcttttgtggatttctgtgggcctctctagcactttttttcttccttttctcatgtggtcttcatttaccatggtctcctattccttattctccctgtctgttcttaatccagctgggatctcccactcccacaggctctctttccttcaaccctcgcccttcattactcccactcatgtccaggttgttcatgtagatctcatccatttctctgacattggacgatcctcgtgtcttttttggggtcctgttttccaggtagcctccctggtgatgtgagtagcagtccagtcatccttgttccacatctagtatcctcctatgagtgaatacataccatgtttgtctttctgagtctgggttacctcactcaggatgattttttctagatccatccatttgcctgcaaacctcatgatgtcattgtttttctctgctgagtagtattccattgtgtatatgtgccacaatttatttatccattcttcagttgaagggcatctagtttATGCTGCAGAGGATGTAGAActaagggaacactcctccactgctggtgggaatgcaagcttgtacaaccactttggaaatcaatatggtgctttcttagaaaactgggaatcaatctcccccaagatccagctataccactcttgggcatatacccaagaaatactcaatcatacc
Coding sequences:
- the LOC102927190 gene encoding C1GALT1-specific chaperone 1-like, with translation MLSECSSFLKGVMLGSTVFALITILGHIRLGRRNGMHDHEHHHLQAPNKEEILKMSEAERVELSNSFRVYCLVPVTPKDVSLWAAVKETWIKHCDAAEFFSSERVKVFESVAVNESDTWLMLRMAYIYAFNKYKDQYNWFFLAYPTTFAVIENLKYFLLGKDPSQPFYLGQTEIKGGLEYVRLEGGVVLSIESIKRLNHLLTVTQMCPEEERQIWKMTEEVLLALCLRNAGVFAENAEDDEGKNLFNTKTIGMFIKEAITDYPNDIVGGCCSDMAITFSRLTPDQMHVLMYGVYRLRAFGHIFSDALVFLPPNGSDND